One genomic segment of Suncus etruscus isolate mSunEtr1 chromosome 15, mSunEtr1.pri.cur, whole genome shotgun sequence includes these proteins:
- the CHST3 gene encoding carbohydrate sulfotransferase 3: MEKKVAWLHKLWDLPPGLRMRSKYAFFLIFVVIVFVFIEKENKIISRVSGRLKQIPQPLVEANSTDPTLVLADNENASLLSLNKLNPAFTLLQSRLRNLSLQLDIRPAAKGQEPAGEDSREIAEQDFSHRRRHVLLMATTRTGSSFVGEFFNQHTNLFYLFEPLWHVERTVSFEAGGASAAGSALVYRDVLRQLFLCDLYVLEPFISPLPEDHQTQFLFRRGSSRSLCEEPVCTPFVKKVFEKYRCKSRQCGPLNVTLAAEACRRKDHMALKAVRFRQLEFLQPLAEDPRLDLRVIQLVRDPRAVLASRIVAFAGKYQSWKKWLAEGQDRLQEEEVQHLRGNCESIRKSAELGLKPPAWLRGRYMLVRYEDVAQRPLQKAREMFRFVGVPLTPQVEDWIRVNTQMAQDGAGFYSTRKNSSEQSEKWRLNMPFKLAQVVQAACGPAMRLFGYKLAQDAATLTNRSVSLLEERHTFWGT; this comes from the exons ATGGAGAAAAAAGTGGCTTGGCTCCACAAGCTCTGGGACCTACCTCCTGGACTGAGGATGAGGAGCAAATACGCCTTTTTCCTGATTTTCGTGGTGATCGTCTTTGTCTTcattgaaaaggaaaataaaattatatctag GGTCTCGGGCAGGCTGAAGCAGATCCCCCAACCCCTGGTGGAAGCCAACAGCACTGACCCGACCCTGGTGCTGGCCGACAACGAGAACGCCTCCCTCCTGTCATTGAACAAACTCAATCCGGCCTTCACCCTGCTGCAGAGCCGTCTGCGGAACCTCAGTCTGCAGCTGGATATAAGGCCGGCAGCAAAGGGGCAGGAGCCGGCCGGGGAAGACTCCAGAGAGATTGCAGAACAGGACTTTTCTCACCGTCGCCGTCATGTGCTCCTCATGGCCACCACCCGCACGGGATCCTCCTTCGTGGGCGAGTTCTTCAACCAACACACCAATCTCTTCTACCTCTTTGAGCCCCTGTGGCACGTTGAGCGCACCGTGTCCTTCGAGGCTGGCGGGGCCAGTGCGGCTGGCTCGGCCCTGGTCTACCGCGATGTGCTCCGGCAGCTCTTCCTGTGTGACCTCTATGTTCTGGAACCTTTCATTAGCCCCCTGCCCGAGGACCACCAAACCCAGTTCCTGTTCCGCCGGGGTTCCAGCCGATCGTTGTGCGAGGAGCCCGTGTGCACGCCCTTTGTCAAGAAGGTCTTCGAGAAATACCGCTGCAAGAGCCGACAATGTGGGCCGCTCAATGTCACGCTGGCGGCAGAGGCCTGTCGCCGCAAGGACCACATGGCTCTCAAGGCCGTTCGCTTCCGGCAGCTGGAGTTTCTGCAGCCTCTGGCCGAGGACCCCCGGCTGGACCTGCGTGTCATCCAGCTAGTGCGGGACCCCCGGGCCGTGCTGGCCTCCCGCATAGTGGCCTTCGCTGGCAAGTATCAGAGCTGGAAGAAGTGGCTGGCCGAGGGCCAGGACCGGCTACAAGAAGAGGAGGTGCAGCACCTGCGGGGAAACTGCGAGAGCATCCGCAAATCAGCCGAGCTGGGCCTGAAGCCACCTGCCTGGCTTCGGGGCCGCTACATGCTCGTGCGTTATGAGGACGTGGCTCAGAGGCCCCTGCAGAAGGCACGGGAGATGTTCCGCTTTGTGGGCGTCCCCCTGACACCACAGGTAGAGGACTGGATCAGGGTCAACACGCAGATGGCCCAGGATGGTGCGGGCTTCTACTCCACGAGGAAGAACTCGTCGGAGCAGTCGGAGAAGTGGCGCCTCAACATGCCCTTCAAGCTGGCGCAGGTGGTGCAGGCTGCCTGTGGCCCTGCCATGCGCCTCTTCGGCTACAAGCTGGCCCAGGACGCTGCCACCCTCACCAACCGCTCCGTGAGCCTGCTGGAAGAGCGTCACACCTTCTGGGGCACGTAG